The Geothermobacter hydrogeniphilus genome contains a region encoding:
- the hypD gene encoding trans-4-hydroxy-L-proline dehydratase: protein MNPRIQRLRKLSVETEPSLSIERALHETAFYKENYGKYAIPVLRALNFLDHCQKKTIYIGDDELIVGERGPKPKAVPTFPELTCHSVEDFQILRSREQQRYTISDEDIETYAREVIPYWQGRTVRERIFSHVPDEWRAAYQAGLFTEFMEQRAPGHTALDGTIYQCGMLDFKRRIAERIVALDFLHDPEATDKLEELKAMEISCDAVILFAERHAERAEQMAEEEVDPQRAAELREIARVCRKVPAHKPDSFHEAIQMYWFVHLGTITELNGWDAMNPGHFDQHLAPFYAREIAAGTLTREQAKELLCCFWIKVNNHPAPPKVGITARESGTYNDFTNLNIGGITADGRDGVSEVSYIMLEIIEELHILQPGNAVHVSRVTPDRFLEAACRVIRQGHGYPSVFNPDIYVVELLRQGKSLRDAREGGCSGCIEVGAFGKEAFILTGYLNVPKILEITLNNGVDPLTGKRVGIETGDPRDFESYEDLYAAFVRQLNHIVDLKIRVSNYIDRMFARYAPAPFLSVVIADCIDKGRDYYGAGPRYNTNYIQCTGLGTVTDSLSALKTHVFEQRTCSMDQLLAALAKNFEGEEFLRQTLVNKTPCFGNDDDRADDIALQVYADLLKAIDGKPNTKGESFHLNMLSTTCHIYFGKMLGATPNGRLAGKSISDGTSPSHGADTHGPSAVIRSLTKLDHTMSGGTLLNQRFLPSLLKRDEDIRKLAALIRGYFTLGGHHIQFNIVDTATLRAAQAHPEDYKDLLVRMAGYSDYFNDMNVDLQQEIIERTENEGF, encoded by the coding sequence ATGAACCCGCGCATCCAGCGGCTGCGCAAGCTCTCGGTCGAGACCGAGCCGAGTCTGTCGATCGAGCGGGCGCTGCACGAGACCGCTTTCTACAAGGAGAACTATGGCAAATACGCGATACCGGTGCTGCGGGCGCTCAATTTTCTCGATCACTGTCAAAAGAAGACCATCTATATCGGCGACGATGAGCTGATCGTCGGTGAGCGCGGGCCGAAACCGAAAGCGGTACCGACCTTTCCCGAGCTGACCTGCCACAGCGTCGAAGACTTCCAGATCCTGCGCAGCCGCGAGCAGCAGCGCTACACCATCAGCGATGAGGATATTGAAACCTATGCCCGCGAGGTGATTCCCTACTGGCAGGGCCGCACGGTGCGGGAGCGGATTTTCAGCCATGTGCCGGATGAGTGGCGGGCCGCCTACCAGGCCGGGCTGTTCACCGAGTTCATGGAACAGCGCGCGCCGGGGCATACGGCGCTGGACGGCACCATCTACCAGTGCGGGATGCTCGATTTCAAGCGGCGCATCGCCGAGCGGATCGTCGCCCTCGATTTTCTGCACGATCCCGAGGCGACCGACAAGCTGGAGGAACTGAAGGCGATGGAGATCTCCTGCGACGCGGTGATCCTGTTCGCTGAACGACATGCCGAACGGGCCGAGCAGATGGCGGAGGAAGAGGTTGATCCGCAGCGTGCCGCCGAACTGCGCGAAATCGCCCGCGTCTGCCGCAAGGTGCCGGCGCACAAGCCCGACAGCTTCCACGAGGCGATCCAGATGTACTGGTTCGTGCATCTCGGCACCATTACCGAGCTGAACGGCTGGGACGCCATGAATCCCGGTCATTTCGATCAGCACCTGGCGCCCTTCTACGCGAGGGAGATCGCCGCAGGAACCCTGACCCGCGAGCAGGCCAAGGAGCTGCTGTGCTGTTTCTGGATCAAGGTCAACAATCATCCGGCGCCGCCCAAGGTCGGCATCACCGCCCGCGAGAGCGGTACCTATAACGATTTCACCAATCTCAACATCGGCGGCATCACCGCTGACGGCAGGGACGGTGTCAGCGAGGTTTCCTACATCATGCTGGAGATCATCGAGGAGCTGCATATTCTGCAGCCGGGCAACGCGGTGCATGTCAGCCGGGTGACTCCGGATCGTTTCCTGGAAGCGGCCTGCCGGGTGATCCGTCAGGGGCACGGCTATCCCTCGGTCTTCAACCCCGACATCTACGTGGTCGAACTGCTGCGCCAGGGGAAATCGCTCAGGGATGCCCGCGAGGGAGGCTGCAGCGGCTGCATCGAGGTCGGCGCCTTCGGCAAGGAGGCCTTTATCCTCACCGGTTACCTGAACGTGCCGAAGATTCTCGAAATCACCCTCAACAACGGCGTCGATCCCCTGACCGGCAAACGGGTCGGCATCGAGACCGGCGATCCGCGGGACTTCGAGAGCTATGAGGATCTCTACGCCGCCTTCGTCAGGCAGCTGAACCATATTGTCGACCTGAAGATCCGGGTCAGCAACTACATCGACCGGATGTTCGCCAGGTACGCCCCGGCGCCCTTCCTTTCGGTGGTGATCGCCGACTGCATCGACAAGGGGCGCGACTACTACGGCGCCGGCCCGCGCTACAACACCAACTACATCCAGTGCACCGGGCTCGGCACCGTCACCGACAGTCTCTCGGCTTTGAAGACCCATGTCTTCGAGCAGCGGACCTGCAGCATGGATCAGCTGCTGGCGGCGCTGGCGAAGAATTTCGAGGGGGAGGAGTTCCTGCGCCAGACCCTGGTCAACAAGACTCCCTGCTTCGGCAACGACGACGACCGCGCCGATGATATCGCCCTGCAGGTCTATGCCGACCTGCTCAAGGCCATCGACGGCAAGCCGAACACCAAGGGAGAGAGCTTCCACCTCAACATGCTCTCGACCACCTGCCATATTTACTTCGGCAAGATGCTCGGCGCCACCCCCAACGGCCGCCTGGCCGGCAAGTCGATTTCGGACGGCACCTCGCCTTCGCACGGTGCCGATACCCACGGGCCCTCGGCGGTGATCCGCTCGCTGACCAAGCTCGACCATACGATGTCCGGCGGCACATTGCTGAATCAGAGATTCCTGCCGAGCCTGCTGAAGCGCGACGAGGACATCAGGAAGCTCGCCGCGCTGATCCGCGGCTACTTTACCCTCGGCGGGCACCACATCCAGTTCAATATTGTTGACACCGCCACCCTCAGGGCGGCGCAGGCACACCCCGAGGACTACAAGGATCTGCTGGTGCGCATGGCCGGCTACAGCGACTACTTCAACGATATGAACGTCGATCTGCAGCAGGAGATCATCGAACGGACGGAGAACGAGGGTTTCTGA
- a CDS encoding glycyl-radical enzyme activating protein, producing MNKNLIFDIKRYAINDGPGIRVTVFFKGCPLACRWCHNPESLSPQAQKLFTAARCIGCGECVKRCPEQACELTPAGIVTDLERCRVCGACAEICPSTASEISGRAYGVEELLAIIEKERPFFDQSGGGVTFSGGEPLQHPEFLLELLAACGARGIHRIVDTSGLASREVLLKVAERTELFLYDLKLLDAERHRQWTGVDNAPILANLRALAATGAEIRIRIPLIRGVNDDPANIEATARFIDGLVGGPKLVDLLPYHGIAVGKHVRLGGEYRAEGMSEPTADDLERVIAGFAEHGVLAAVGG from the coding sequence ATGAATAAAAACCTCATCTTCGATATCAAGCGCTACGCCATCAACGACGGTCCCGGCATCCGCGTGACCGTTTTCTTCAAGGGCTGTCCCCTCGCCTGCCGCTGGTGCCACAACCCGGAGAGCCTTTCCCCGCAGGCGCAGAAGCTGTTCACCGCCGCTCGCTGCATCGGTTGCGGCGAGTGCGTCAAAAGGTGTCCCGAACAGGCCTGTGAGTTGACTCCGGCGGGGATCGTCACCGATCTTGAACGCTGCCGGGTGTGCGGCGCCTGTGCCGAGATCTGCCCGTCGACGGCGAGCGAGATCTCCGGCCGCGCCTACGGCGTCGAGGAACTGCTGGCGATCATCGAGAAGGAGCGGCCCTTTTTCGATCAATCGGGCGGCGGGGTGACCTTCTCCGGCGGCGAACCGCTGCAGCATCCTGAATTTCTGCTCGAACTGCTTGCCGCCTGCGGAGCGCGCGGTATCCATCGGATCGTCGATACCTCGGGACTGGCCAGCCGGGAGGTTCTGCTCAAGGTGGCGGAGCGGACCGAGCTGTTCCTTTACGACCTGAAGTTGCTGGATGCCGAACGACACCGGCAGTGGACCGGGGTCGACAATGCCCCGATCCTCGCCAACCTGCGGGCTCTGGCGGCCACCGGCGCCGAGATCCGCATCCGCATCCCGCTGATCAGGGGAGTCAACGACGATCCCGCCAATATCGAGGCGACCGCCCGCTTCATCGATGGACTGGTCGGAGGACCGAAGCTGGTCGACCTGCTGCCCTACCATGGGATCGCGGTCGGCAAGCATGTCAGGCTGGGTGGCGAGTACCGTGCCGAGGGCATGTCTGAACCGACTGCCGATGACCTGGAGCGGGTGATTGCCGGGTTCGCGGAACATGGGGTGTTGGCGGCAGTCGGGGGATAG
- a CDS encoding DMT family transporter, whose amino-acid sequence MSSTADHNATVGVFFVLGAALLWGTTGTAQAFAPVGFDPLVIGTLRLVVGGIALLVLAGSRREIGPPGDWKPLPVCLAALFTAGYQLCFFAAVARTGVVVGTIVGIGSSPIAGGILGYLFRGERPGRRWGVATALAIVGCGLLSLGGGPLRADPLGILLALGAGASYAAYTLSIKGLLDDHSPNAVMAVVVSVAALLLVPILIGRDLDWLLQPRALLVVLHLGLATMALSYWLFARGLQRVPIATAVTLSLAEPMTASLLGIFVLGEVLSPQAFTGIGLIFSGLLMLVLPAGLRLRGKGRGIL is encoded by the coding sequence ATGAGTTCGACTGCCGATCATAATGCCACCGTCGGGGTCTTTTTCGTCCTCGGCGCGGCCCTGCTCTGGGGCACCACCGGCACTGCCCAGGCGTTCGCCCCGGTCGGCTTCGATCCGCTGGTGATTGGCACCCTGCGGCTGGTGGTCGGCGGCATCGCCCTGCTTGTGCTGGCCGGCAGTCGTCGGGAAATCGGTCCTCCGGGAGACTGGAAGCCGTTGCCGGTGTGCCTCGCCGCGCTGTTTACCGCCGGTTACCAGCTTTGCTTCTTTGCCGCCGTCGCCCGTACCGGTGTGGTTGTCGGCACCATTGTCGGTATCGGTTCCTCGCCGATCGCCGGCGGCATTCTCGGGTACCTGTTTCGCGGCGAACGTCCCGGCAGGCGCTGGGGGGTGGCGACTGCCCTGGCGATTGTCGGCTGCGGGCTGCTCAGTCTCGGCGGCGGCCCGTTGCGGGCCGATCCGCTCGGGATCCTGCTGGCGCTGGGGGCCGGCGCCTCCTATGCCGCCTATACCCTGTCCATCAAGGGGTTGCTGGATGATCATTCGCCCAACGCGGTGATGGCGGTGGTGGTCTCTGTCGCCGCGCTGCTGCTTGTCCCGATATTGATCGGCCGTGATCTTGACTGGCTGCTGCAGCCGCGGGCGCTGCTGGTGGTGCTGCACCTGGGGCTGGCGACCATGGCACTCTCCTACTGGCTCTTTGCCCGCGGCCTGCAGCGGGTGCCGATCGCCACCGCGGTAACCCTGTCACTGGCGGAACCGATGACCGCCAGCCTGCTGGGCATTTTCGTCCTCGGCGAGGTCCTCTCCCCGCAGGCGTTCACGGGTATCGGCCTGATCTTTTCCGGGCTGCTGATGCTGGTGCTGCCGGCCGGTCTGCGGTTGCGCGGCAAGGGGAGGGGAATCCTGTGA
- a CDS encoding DMT family transporter, protein MKNQRRAMFYGLAAVLLWSTVASAFKLSLRYLEPAHLLLYSGAFSTLLLGGILVVQGKLGRIFHCSRREYGMSLLLGLLNPFLYYLVLFKAYDLLPAQQAQPLNYTWAITLSLLAIPLLGQKFKGQEFVALLLSYAGVVVISTEGDILGLNFTEPLGVVLALVSTVIWSLYWIFNTRDQRDPVVALLVNFLFSFPFVLGYSLLFTDLRMPPLPGLLGAAYVGTFEMGFCFVLWLLAMRYAESTARISNLIFISPFLSLVLIHFLVGERILPATLVGLVLIVAGLLVQQVGIKAKAAKG, encoded by the coding sequence GTGAAAAACCAGCGTCGGGCGATGTTCTACGGTCTGGCCGCCGTGCTGCTCTGGTCGACGGTCGCCTCGGCTTTCAAGCTCTCGTTGCGTTATCTCGAACCGGCCCACCTGCTGCTCTACTCCGGCGCTTTTTCGACCCTGCTGCTGGGGGGGATTCTTGTCGTCCAGGGTAAATTGGGGCGGATTTTTCACTGCAGTCGGCGCGAATACGGCATGTCGCTGCTGCTCGGTCTGCTCAATCCTTTTCTCTACTACCTGGTGCTGTTCAAGGCCTATGACCTGCTGCCGGCCCAGCAGGCCCAGCCGCTCAACTACACCTGGGCGATCACCCTCAGCCTGCTGGCGATTCCGTTGCTGGGACAGAAATTCAAGGGGCAGGAATTCGTGGCGCTGCTGCTCAGCTATGCCGGGGTGGTGGTGATCTCCACCGAGGGGGATATCCTCGGGTTGAATTTCACCGAACCGCTCGGGGTTGTCCTGGCATTGGTCAGTACGGTCATCTGGTCGCTCTACTGGATTTTCAACACCCGCGACCAGCGCGACCCGGTGGTGGCACTGCTGGTCAATTTTCTCTTCAGTTTCCCCTTCGTCCTCGGTTACAGCCTGCTGTTCACCGACCTGCGGATGCCGCCGTTGCCGGGATTGCTCGGCGCCGCTTACGTCGGCACCTTCGAGATGGGGTTCTGCTTCGTCCTCTGGCTGCTGGCGATGCGTTATGCCGAGAGTACGGCGCGGATCAGCAACCTGATCTTCATCTCCCCCTTCCTGTCGCTGGTGCTGATTCATTTCCTGGTCGGAGAGCGGATTCTGCCGGCGACCCTGGTCGGTCTGGTGCTGATCGTTGCCGGGTTGCTGGTGCAGCAGGTCGGAATAAAAGCTAAGGCGGCCAAGGGTTGA
- a CDS encoding zinc ribbon domain-containing protein YjdM produces MSECPNCPECGSEYAYEDRGLFVCPECAHEWSAAAGGDEEQQKVWRDAHGNVLADGDTVTVIKDLKIKGSSAVVKVGTKVKNIRLVDGDHDIDCKIPGIGAMGLKSEFVKKG; encoded by the coding sequence ATGAGTGAATGTCCGAACTGTCCCGAATGCGGGTCCGAGTATGCCTATGAAGACCGGGGGTTGTTTGTCTGTCCGGAGTGCGCCCACGAGTGGTCGGCTGCGGCCGGCGGTGACGAGGAGCAACAGAAGGTCTGGCGCGACGCCCACGGCAATGTGCTGGCAGACGGCGACACCGTGACCGTGATCAAGGATCTGAAAATCAAGGGCTCCTCGGCGGTGGTCAAGGTCGGCACCAAGGTGAAGAATATCCGCCTGGTCGACGGCGATCATGACATCGACTGCAAAATTCCGGGCATCGGGGCGATGGGGTTGAAGTCGGAGTTTGTGAAGAAGGGGTAG
- a CDS encoding class I SAM-dependent methyltransferase: MMADLPARLLAAVYDRAIAGAERRFLGRWRRELLTGVTGTVLEIGSGTGLNLPHYPATVERLVLSEPDPYMRIRLEKKLDRQPAPPELLTCGAEQLDFPDGSFDAVISTLVLCSVKDPAVALREIHRVLRPGGRLHFLEHVLSEHPGISFWQHTLEPLWKRTCGNCHLTRATGELIGEAGFEVETMEDLRMEGVPIIVRRALRGVAVKPAAGA; this comes from the coding sequence ATGATGGCCGATCTCCCGGCACGGCTGCTGGCCGCCGTTTACGACCGCGCCATCGCCGGCGCCGAGCGCCGCTTTCTCGGCCGCTGGCGGCGGGAACTGCTGACCGGAGTCACCGGTACGGTGCTGGAAATCGGCAGCGGCACCGGACTCAACCTGCCCCACTACCCCGCCACGGTCGAACGCCTGGTGCTGAGTGAACCCGACCCCTACATGCGTATCCGGCTGGAAAAGAAGCTCGACCGGCAGCCGGCTCCACCGGAACTGCTCACCTGCGGCGCGGAACAGCTCGATTTCCCCGACGGAAGCTTCGACGCCGTGATCTCGACCCTGGTCCTCTGTTCGGTCAAGGACCCCGCCGTCGCCCTGCGGGAAATCCACCGGGTGCTGCGCCCCGGCGGAAGGCTCCATTTCCTCGAACATGTCCTCTCCGAACACCCCGGCATCAGTTTCTGGCAGCACACCCTGGAACCCCTCTGGAAACGCACCTGCGGCAACTGTCACCTGACCCGAGCCACCGGGGAGCTGATCGGTGAAGCCGGGTTCGAAGTGGAAACCATGGAGGATCTGCGCATGGAAGGAGTACCGATCATCGTACGCCGGGCACTGCGGGGGGTGGCGGTCAAACCGGCCGCGGGAGCATGA
- a CDS encoding YbhB/YbcL family Raf kinase inhibitor-like protein: protein MNGSVRFCCTLILVLMLGATANALELRSAAFAGQAAIPGVYTCTGENISPPLSWTGVPATAESLVLTLTDPDAPAGTWVHWLLYNLPPRLPGLPEKLTKLPPDSGSGRNSWGVTGYGGPCPPSGTHRYIFRLFALDRRLDFSRPPGAEQLRRAMRGHILDRAELLGRYRK from the coding sequence ATGAACGGTTCTGTTCGATTCTGTTGCACCCTGATACTGGTCCTGATGCTGGGAGCGACCGCCAACGCCCTGGAATTGCGTTCAGCGGCCTTTGCCGGCCAGGCGGCAATCCCGGGCGTCTACACCTGCACCGGTGAAAATATCTCACCACCATTGAGCTGGACCGGGGTCCCGGCAACCGCCGAAAGCCTGGTCCTGACCCTGACCGACCCGGACGCCCCGGCCGGCACCTGGGTCCACTGGCTGCTCTACAACCTGCCGCCGCGGTTGCCCGGCCTGCCCGAGAAACTGACGAAACTGCCGCCGGACAGCGGCAGCGGTCGCAACAGCTGGGGCGTAACCGGCTACGGCGGGCCCTGTCCACCCTCCGGCACTCATCGTTATATCTTCCGGCTGTTCGCTCTCGACCGCCGACTCGATTTTTCCCGACCGCCGGGCGCCGAACAGCTGCGCCGCGCCATGCGGGGACACATCCTCGACCGCGCCGAGCTGCTCGGCCGTTATCGCAAATGA